A DNA window from Streptococcus parapneumoniae contains the following coding sequences:
- a CDS encoding ROK family glucokinase: protein MSQKIIGIDLGGTSIKFAILTTAGEIQEKWSIKTNILDEGSHIVDDMIESIQHRLDLLGLAAADFQGIGMGSPGVVDREKGTVIGAYNLNWKTLQPIKEKIEKASGIPFFIDNDANVAALGERWMGAGDNQPDVVFMTLGTGVGGGIVAEGKLLHGVAGAAGELGHITVDFDQPIACTCGKKGCLETVASATGIVNLTRRYADEYEGDAALKRLIDNGEEVTAKTVFDLAKEGDDLALIVYRNFSRYLGIACANIGSILNPSTIVIGGGVSAAGEFLLQGVQKVYDENSFPQVRTSTKLALATLGNDAGVIGAASLVLQ from the coding sequence ATGAGTCAAAAGATTATTGGGATTGACCTTGGTGGAACTTCTATCAAATTTGCAATCTTAACAACAGCAGGAGAAATCCAAGAAAAATGGTCTATCAAGACTAACATTTTGGATGAGGGAAGTCATATCGTTGATGATATGATTGAGTCTATTCAACATCGTTTGGATTTGCTTGGATTGGCAGCAGCAGACTTCCAAGGTATTGGAATGGGGTCACCAGGTGTGGTTGACCGTGAAAAAGGAACTGTTATCGGTGCCTACAACCTCAACTGGAAAACCCTTCAACCAATTAAAGAAAAGATTGAAAAAGCCTCGGGCATTCCATTTTTCATCGATAATGATGCCAACGTTGCTGCTCTTGGTGAGCGCTGGATGGGTGCTGGTGATAACCAACCAGATGTTGTCTTTATGACACTTGGTACAGGTGTTGGTGGCGGTATCGTCGCAGAAGGCAAATTGCTTCACGGTGTGGCTGGTGCAGCAGGTGAGCTTGGTCACATCACTGTTGACTTTGACCAACCAATCGCATGTACCTGCGGTAAGAAAGGTTGCCTTGAGACAGTTGCTTCAGCAACAGGTATTGTCAATTTGACTCGTCGCTATGCTGATGAATACGAAGGCGATGCAGCCTTGAAACGCTTGATTGATAACGGAGAAGAAGTGACAGCTAAGACTGTCTTTGATCTTGCAAAAGAAGGAGACGACCTTGCCTTGATCGTTTACCGTAACTTCTCACGTTACTTGGGAATTGCTTGTGCTAACATCGGATCAATCCTAAACCCATCAACCATCGTCATCGGTGGTGGTGTGTCAGCTGCGGGAGAATTCCTTCTACAAGGTGTTCAAAAAGTCTACGATGAAAATAGTTTCCCACAAGTACGCACATCTACTAAATTAGCTCTTGCAACTCTAGGAAATGACGCTGGAGTTATCGGAGCAGCATCACTTGTATTGCAATAA
- a CDS encoding excalibur calcium-binding domain-containing protein, translating to MNKRLFFKMSLATLPVLALFSQPVLAEENIHFSSCKEAWANGYSDLHEGDPGYSAKLDRDHDGVACELKNAPKGAFKAKQETTTQTDTSSATTSGWVKQDGAWYYFDENGNPVKNAWQGSYYLKADGKMAQSEWIYDDSYQAWYYLQSDGSYVYSAWQGNYYLKSDGKMAKNERVDGGRYYVDASGLWKP from the coding sequence ATGAACAAACGTCTATTTTTTAAAATGAGTCTGGCTACCTTGCCAGTTTTAGCCTTGTTTTCACAACCAGTTTTAGCAGAAGAAAACATCCATTTTTCTAGCTGTAAGGAAGCTTGGGCTAATGGCTATTCAGATCTTCATGAGGGAGACCCTGGTTATTCTGCCAAGTTAGACCGCGATCATGATGGTGTGGCTTGCGAATTGAAAAATGCCCCTAAGGGCGCCTTTAAAGCAAAACAAGAGACTACAACTCAAACTGATACAAGTTCAGCAACAACAAGTGGTTGGGTTAAGCAGGACGGTGCTTGGTACTACTTTGATGAAAATGGAAATCCAGTGAAAAATGCTTGGCAGGGAAGTTATTACCTGAAAGCAGACGGGAAAATGGCCCAGAGCGAATGGATTTATGATGATTCTTATCAAGCATGGTATTACTTGCAATCCGATGGATCTTATGTTTATAGTGCATGGCAAGGAAATTACTATTTGAAATCAGATGGTAAAATGGCTAAGAATGAGCGAGTTGATGGTGGACGTTACTACGTAGATGCTTCAGGTCTCTGGAAACCATAA
- a CDS encoding alpha/beta hydrolase, with protein sequence MKLIFLHGLGQSAESWKEVRNLLTDYPSEAIDLFPSGVSSYQKAKERVYQHLAQETEPFILVGLSLGAALALELSSYALPNLRALVLSGCPFKLSGNILFYLQLLIFKLLPKRVFEKQGADKALMVGISEELKTLDLREIAKTCPYPTLLICGSKDKPNLSSMRSLHKLISESQFQIIPDGPHVLNKEKPKEFVENTRSFLELLK encoded by the coding sequence ATGAAACTGATATTTTTGCATGGGTTGGGGCAGTCAGCAGAGTCTTGGAAAGAGGTTCGGAATCTACTGACAGATTATCCTTCTGAGGCTATTGACTTATTTCCTTCTGGAGTTAGTAGCTATCAAAAAGCTAAGGAGCGAGTTTATCAGCATCTAGCTCAAGAGACAGAACCTTTTATTTTGGTTGGATTGTCCTTAGGTGCTGCTCTGGCACTAGAACTTTCCAGTTATGCTTTACCAAATCTCCGAGCTTTGGTTCTATCAGGATGTCCATTTAAACTGTCCGGTAATATCCTATTTTATCTTCAGTTGCTGATATTTAAATTGCTTCCCAAAAGGGTATTTGAAAAACAGGGGGCAGATAAGGCTCTTATGGTTGGTATTTCCGAAGAATTAAAAACACTTGATTTAAGGGAGATTGCAAAGACTTGCCCCTATCCAACCTTGCTAATTTGTGGTAGCAAAGATAAACCGAATCTTAGTTCTATGAGAAGTCTTCATAAACTAATATCAGAATCCCAATTTCAGATTATCCCAGACGGCCCTCATGTCTTGAATAAGGAAAAACCAAAGGAGTTTGTAGAAAATACCAGAAGTTTCCTTGAATTGCTGAAATAA
- the pabB gene encoding aminodeoxychorismate synthase component I, producing the protein MHRKTVIDFRALGERYIFTQPIKELKTRDLAEVTALLAQVESYQEQGYYVVGYVSYEAAPAFEEKLAVHKAPLLDEYLLYFTVHDRVETSPIPLTYDEVDLPSNWQEVTPAEDYEKAIAQIHHHLRQGDTYQVNYTVQLKQDLSANPFAIYNRMVVEQEAGYNAYVEHDEMAVISMSPELFFEQNDRELTTRPMKGTTQRGMTDQEDLEEAAWLEQDPKNRSENMMIVDLLRNDMNRISEVGSEHVKRLCQVEQYSTVWQMTSTIKSRLRADVDLVTIFRSLFPCGSITGAPKIATMEIIKDLEPQPRGVYCGTIGLLLPNGRRIFNVAIRTIQLHKGQAIYGVGGGITWDSTWEYEYREVHQKAAVLYRKQARFKLITTGKISQKCLLFEEQHLERLRKASRYFAYPFDPEILRQRIEAECQTCDANQDYCLRISLSKSGEIEVDRQVLEPLSPTFCKAKLCLQEANLQHAFTYFKTSHRPHLSLGKQEKIYHNKSGELLETSIGNLVLKITGKLYTPPVRLGILPGIYRQHLLETVQVEEKVLTLADLAQAEAIYACNAVRGLYELSLEEN; encoded by the coding sequence ATGCATAGAAAAACAGTGATTGATTTTAGGGCTTTAGGGGAGAGATACATCTTTACCCAGCCTATCAAAGAGTTAAAAACCAGAGATTTAGCGGAAGTAACAGCCTTGCTGGCACAAGTGGAAAGCTACCAAGAGCAAGGCTATTATGTGGTGGGGTATGTCAGCTACGAGGCTGCACCTGCTTTTGAGGAAAAATTAGCAGTTCACAAGGCACCTTTATTGGACGAGTATTTACTTTACTTTACTGTTCACGATAGGGTGGAGACCTCCCCTATTCCTCTGACTTATGATGAGGTTGATTTGCCTTCAAATTGGCAGGAAGTAACGCCTGCAGAGGACTATGAAAAGGCGATTGCTCAAATTCACCATCATTTGCGGCAGGGGGACACCTATCAGGTCAACTACACCGTCCAACTCAAACAAGATTTAAGCGCCAATCCTTTTGCTATCTATAATCGTATGGTAGTAGAGCAGGAAGCAGGCTATAATGCCTATGTGGAACATGACGAGATGGCAGTGATTTCCATGAGCCCAGAGCTCTTTTTTGAGCAAAATGACCGCGAGTTGACAACGCGACCAATGAAGGGAACGACTCAGCGTGGCATGACTGACCAAGAAGACTTGGAGGAGGCAGCTTGGTTGGAACAGGACCCCAAAAATCGCTCTGAAAATATGATGATCGTGGACCTCTTGCGCAATGATATGAACCGTATTTCTGAGGTGGGGAGTGAGCACGTGAAGCGTCTGTGTCAGGTAGAGCAGTATTCAACTGTTTGGCAGATGACTTCGACCATCAAGAGTCGGTTGCGAGCAGATGTTGATTTAGTTACAATTTTTCGCTCTCTCTTTCCTTGTGGATCCATAACGGGAGCTCCCAAAATTGCGACTATGGAGATTATCAAGGACTTGGAGCCACAACCGCGTGGAGTCTACTGTGGAACGATTGGTCTCTTGCTTCCAAATGGACGACGGATTTTTAATGTGGCCATTCGTACCATTCAACTTCACAAAGGTCAAGCCATTTATGGAGTTGGCGGAGGCATTACTTGGGATAGCACTTGGGAATATGAATATCGAGAGGTTCATCAAAAGGCAGCTGTTCTCTATCGTAAACAAGCTCGTTTCAAACTGATTACTACAGGGAAAATCAGCCAGAAGTGCTTGCTGTTTGAAGAACAACATTTGGAAAGACTGAGAAAAGCTAGTCGATATTTTGCTTATCCTTTTGACCCAGAAATTTTGAGACAAAGGATTGAAGCAGAGTGTCAGACTTGTGATGCTAATCAAGATTACTGCTTGCGAATTAGCCTTAGCAAGTCTGGAGAGATAGAAGTCGATCGTCAAGTATTGGAACCTCTCAGTCCGACCTTCTGCAAAGCCAAACTTTGCCTTCAGGAAGCTAATTTGCAACATGCCTTTACCTACTTCAAAACAAGCCACAGACCTCACTTGAGCCTAGGGAAACAAGAGAAAATTTATCACAATAAGTCAGGAGAACTACTTGAAACCTCTATAGGAAATTTGGTTTTGAAAATCACTGGAAAACTTTATACACCGCCAGTCCGACTTGGAATCTTGCCAGGAATTTACCGTCAGCACTTGCTGGAAACAGTACAGGTAGAAGAGAAAGTCTTGACCTTGGCAGACTTAGCCCAAGCAGAAGCTATTTATGCCTGTAATGCAGTGAGAGGCTTGTATGAACTAAGCCTTGAGGAGAACTAG
- a CDS encoding ZmpA/ZmpB/ZmpC family metallo-endopeptidase gives MFKKDRFSIRKIKGVVGSVFLGSLLMAPSVVDAATYHYVDKEVISQEAKDLIQTGKPDGNEVVYGLVYQKDQLPQTGTEASVLTAFGLLTVGSLLLIYKRKKIASVFLVGAMGLVVLPSAGAVDPVATLAPASREGVVEMEGYRYVGYLSGDILKTLGLDTVLEEASAKPGEVTVVEVENPQVTTNQEQAKPENQAVEEETPKEEAPRAEENPKEELKTEVKPTDEPLPKGKDEKESSAELAPVEEVGGVVESTTEEKAPVKPESQPSDKQAEDPKVETPVEQPKVPEQPVQPTQPEQPSIPKESSQQEDPKEDKVAEETPKQEDAQPEVVETKDGAANQPVEQPKVEQAGEPVAPSEDEKAPVSPEKQPEASKEEKTAEETPKQEEQPVEAQVEPESQPTETSPAAQPAEHQDEETKVEQPAVEHKTTPEEGVLNVIEVKPEVIVTKEPVPFKTVEQDDENLAKGETRVIREGVAGERTILTEVTTIDGKQSSKVLEDTITTKPVDEIKGIGTKEPVDKSELKNQIDKASSVSPTDYSTASYNALGSVLEAAKTTYSSESVKQEQVDSETDKLKTAIEALTVDKTELNSTITDAKTKTKEHYSDTSWQNLQTEVTEAEKVAANTDAKQSEVDSETASLKTAISGLNTDKAELENQLKIAQGKTETDFSMGSWTVLSTAQNKAQEVKDNGTATQDQINDATKKLKSAIAALSVDKIELNKTIADAKSKTKDHYSDATWANLQTVLADAENVTNNTAAKQSEINHINEKLKSAIVGLNTDKTELEKQLHLANEKTQTDYSATSWNALEEAKTDAQAVKDNDKATQAQIKDATDKLKVTIDSLNVDKTKLQEQLTVAEQKQQADYSTKTWNEFKNAELKAKEINNQTTSLPKQSEIDAATKALQDALQALAVDKTVLQNAINTANSKRKEEYTTQTWKALEDTLTEVTPVNADETATQSKVDEATRSVEEAINNLVLLTEKPVLTFIETDKKVLEREAVAKYSLENQNKTKIKSITATLKKGETVVSTVELTGDDVTNETISAAFKNLEYYKEYTLSTTMVYDRGDGDVTEILDNQPIQLDLKKVEIKDIKRTDLIKYENGKETNESLITTIPDDKSNYYLKITSNNQKTTLLAVQNIEETTVNGTSVYKVTAIADNLVSRTADNKFEEEYVHYIEKPKAHEDNVYYNFKELIEAIENDPSKEYRLGQSMSARNVVPNGKSYITKEFTGKLLSSEGKQFAITELEHPLFDKIKAGTVKNINFENIDINVSNQDNIATIANEINGATRIENIKATGTITARNNVAGFVNNIKENAALENVAFIGNINSVGNNSTVGGIAGSNYMGFVNKAYVEANITATNASASMLVPFVTYMLNSYQSGTKSKVTNSVAKGTLDVKNTRFVGGVVAKTWPWGVIKDIVTYARVIKGEEVYGSNEINDGDARQFLFDIYRVNGASSGSNNFTNPQKIKQLTREQADAKVATFNITADKLESELSPLAKLNEEKAYSSIQDYKAEYNQAYKNLEKLIPFYNKDYIVYQGNKLNKEHPLNTKEVLSVTAMNNNEFITNLDEANKIIVHYADGTKDYFNLSSSSEGLSNVKEYTITDLGIKYTPNIVQKDNTTLVNDIKSILESVELQSQPMYQHLNRLGDYRVNAIKDLYLEESFTAVKENLTNLITKLVQNEEHQLNDSPAARQMLRDKVEKNKAAILLGLTYLNRYYGVKFGDVNIKELMLFKPDFYGKEVDVLDRLIEIGSREDNIKGHRTYDAFSEIISKTTLSENLVNFLNYNRRLFTADVNIYDWFKKATEGNVYIAERASEVDEIKAAKYKVWDNLQSATHRKMILPLLNLNKSHVYLISNYSAMAVGTAEKLGHSSFDGIKNQIEKAADSYRNYFDFWYRLSLDKVKNMLVKNTVTPLWEGYQAPGGWPDKYGKRNNKEDYAPLRELFGPIGKYYGNNGTGAYAVIWDNPLDTRTEVNYIALSMIDEFGISVYTHETTHVNDRAIYLGGYGRRSGTHAEAYAQGMLQTPVPSTWFDEYGALGINMTFYRPNDGNQWYITDPKTLKTREDIDNYMKGYIDTLSLLDYVEGDAVISKHDDKLNQLWFKKVDPIERTVGSKDQYDKVRNMSSDDWKGITLNSVNDLVDNNLMTNRMMNNNIYKPEVFDPGIAYVGIKMMNSIYAGNTSEGAPGAVTFKNNAFRLWGYYGYDKGFLGYASDKLKSQANKEGKQFGDQYIIQKISDGRFQSFADFKKEYYKELLEKANAGFNPFTIDGETIHNYDELKSLFAKALEEDMVTNKVNGKLVQVKEKVYKKLLQQTNSFKTSIFK, from the coding sequence GTGTTTAAAAAAGACCGTTTTTCAATTCGTAAGATTAAGGGAGTTGTAGGTTCTGTATTTCTTGGAAGCCTTTTGATGGCTCCTTCTGTAGTGGACGCAGCCACCTATCACTATGTAGATAAAGAGGTTATTTCACAAGAAGCTAAAGATTTAATCCAGACAGGAAAGCCTGATGGAAATGAAGTTGTCTATGGTTTGGTATATCAAAAAGACCAGCTGCCACAAACAGGGACAGAAGCATCTGTTTTGACAGCTTTTGGTTTGCTGACTGTTGGGAGCTTGCTTTTAATCTACAAGAGAAAGAAAATTGCCAGCGTCTTTCTAGTTGGAGCTATGGGATTGGTAGTTCTTCCTAGTGCAGGAGCTGTAGACCCAGTTGCGACCCTAGCACCGGCTAGTCGAGAGGGTGTTGTTGAAATGGAGGGTTATCGCTATGTTGGTTATCTATCAGGTGACATCCTCAAAACGCTTGGCTTGGATACTGTTTTAGAAGAAGCCTCAGCTAAACCTGGAGAGGTGACTGTAGTCGAAGTTGAGAATCCCCAAGTAACAACAAATCAGGAGCAAGCTAAGCCAGAAAACCAAGCAGTAGAAGAGGAAACTCCAAAAGAAGAAGCACCTAGAGCAGAAGAAAATCCAAAGGAAGAACTAAAAACAGAGGTGAAACCTACTGACGAACCCCTCCCTAAAGGAAAAGATGAAAAAGAATCTTCAGCAGAACTAGCTCCAGTTGAAGAAGTAGGTGGAGTAGTTGAGTCAACAACAGAGGAAAAAGCACCAGTCAAGCCAGAAAGTCAACCATCAGACAAACAAGCTGAGGATCCAAAAGTTGAAACTCCAGTAGAACAACCAAAAGTCCCAGAACAACCCGTGCAACCTACACAACCGGAGCAACCAAGTATACCAAAAGAATCATCACAACAAGAAGATCCTAAAGAGGATAAGGTAGCGGAAGAGACACCGAAACAAGAAGATGCACAGCCAGAAGTAGTAGAAACAAAAGATGGGGCTGCTAATCAACCTGTTGAACAACCAAAAGTTGAACAAGCAGGTGAACCAGTCGCGCCAAGTGAAGACGAAAAGGCACCAGTCTCTCCAGAAAAGCAACCAGAAGCTTCTAAAGAAGAGAAGACTGCGGAAGAAACACCGAAACAAGAAGAACAACCAGTAGAAGCTCAAGTTGAACCAGAAAGTCAACCAACAGAAACTTCACCAGCTGCTCAACCAGCAGAACATCAGGACGAAGAAACAAAAGTAGAACAGCCAGCAGTAGAACATAAAACAACTCCTGAAGAAGGTGTGTTAAATGTAATAGAGGTTAAGCCTGAAGTTATAGTAACTAAAGAGCCTGTGCCTTTTAAGACAGTTGAGCAAGATGATGAGAACCTCGCTAAGGGAGAAACAAGGGTTATTCGAGAAGGTGTTGCTGGCGAACGTACTATTTTAACTGAAGTCACTACTATTGATGGAAAACAGTCTAGTAAAGTATTAGAGGATACAATAACAACCAAGCCAGTAGATGAAATAAAAGGTATTGGTACTAAAGAACCAGTTGATAAAAGTGAGTTAAAGAATCAAATTGATAAAGCTAGTTCAGTTTCTCCTACTGATTATTCTACAGCAAGTTACAATGCTCTTGGATCTGTTTTAGAAGCTGCAAAAACAACCTACTCTTCAGAATCAGTTAAACAAGAACAAGTAGATTCTGAAACTGATAAGTTAAAAACAGCTATTGAAGCTCTTACTGTTGATAAGACAGAATTAAATAGCACGATTACAGATGCAAAAACAAAGACAAAAGAACATTATAGTGATACAAGTTGGCAAAACCTTCAAACTGAAGTCACAGAAGCTGAAAAAGTTGCAGCTAATACGGATGCTAAACAAAGTGAAGTAGATTCTGAGACTGCAAGTCTTAAAACAGCAATTTCTGGATTAAATACAGATAAAGCTGAACTCGAAAATCAACTTAAGATTGCACAGGGGAAAACTGAAACTGATTTCAGCATGGGATCTTGGACGGTTTTGAGTACAGCTCAAAATAAAGCTCAGGAAGTAAAAGATAACGGCACAGCGACCCAAGACCAAATCAACGATGCTACTAAAAAACTTAAATCCGCTATCGCTGCTCTAAGCGTTGATAAAATTGAATTAAACAAAACTATTGCTGACGCGAAATCAAAAACTAAAGATCACTACAGTGATGCAACTTGGGCAAATCTTCAAACTGTTTTAGCCGATGCTGAAAATGTTACAAACAATACAGCAGCAAAACAAAGTGAAATTAATCACATTAATGAAAAACTTAAATCCGCTATCGTTGGTTTGAATACTGATAAGACTGAACTTGAAAAACAACTTCACCTTGCAAACGAAAAAACTCAAACTGACTACAGTGCTACATCTTGGAACGCTTTAGAAGAAGCTAAAACTGACGCTCAAGCTGTAAAAGACAACGACAAAGCTACTCAAGCTCAAATCAAGGATGCAACTGATAAACTTAAAGTTACTATCGATTCTCTTAATGTTGATAAAACGAAATTACAGGAACAATTAACAGTTGCTGAACAAAAACAACAAGCTGACTATAGCACTAAAACTTGGAACGAATTCAAAAATGCTGAACTTAAAGCTAAAGAAATCAACAACCAAACTACTTCACTTCCTAAACAAAGTGAAATAGATGCAGCTACTAAAGCTCTTCAAGATGCTCTTCAAGCTCTTGCTGTAGATAAAACTGTATTACAAAACGCTATTAACACAGCTAACAGCAAACGTAAAGAAGAATACACTACTCAAACATGGAAAGCTTTAGAAGATACTCTTACAGAAGTAACTCCTGTAAACGCAGATGAAACTGCTACTCAAAGCAAAGTAGACGAAGCTACTAGAAGTGTAGAAGAAGCTATCAATAACCTAGTTCTATTAACTGAAAAACCGGTATTAACATTTATTGAGACTGATAAGAAAGTATTAGAACGTGAAGCAGTTGCTAAGTATTCTCTAGAAAACCAAAATAAAACAAAAATTAAATCAATCACAGCTACTCTGAAAAAAGGAGAAACAGTTGTTAGCACTGTAGAGCTTACAGGCGATGATGTAACTAATGAAACTATAAGCGCTGCATTTAAGAACCTAGAGTACTACAAAGAATATACCCTATCTACAACGATGGTTTACGATAGAGGTGACGGTGATGTAACAGAAATCTTAGATAATCAACCAATACAACTAGACCTTAAAAAAGTTGAGATTAAAGATATTAAACGTACAGATTTAATCAAATACGAAAATGGAAAAGAAACTAATGAATCATTAATAACAACTATTCCTGATGATAAGAGTAATTATTATTTAAAAATAACTTCAAATAATCAAAAAACTACATTACTAGCGGTTCAAAATATAGAAGAGACTACAGTTAACGGAACATCTGTATATAAAGTTACGGCAATCGCAGACAATTTAGTCTCTAGAACTGCTGATAATAAATTTGAAGAAGAATACGTTCACTATATTGAAAAACCTAAAGCCCACGAAGATAATGTATATTATAACTTCAAAGAATTAATAGAAGCTATTGAAAACGATCCTTCAAAAGAATATCGTCTGGGACAATCAATGAGTGCTAGAAATGTTGTTCCTAATGGAAAATCATATATCACTAAAGAATTTACAGGAAAACTTTTAAGTTCTGAAGGAAAACAATTTGCTATTACTGAGTTGGAACATCCATTGTTCGACAAGATTAAAGCTGGAACTGTTAAAAATATAAATTTTGAAAATATTGATATTAATGTATCTAATCAAGATAATATCGCGACAATTGCGAATGAGATCAACGGAGCTACACGTATAGAAAACATCAAAGCAACTGGAACGATAACAGCTAGAAATAACGTTGCTGGATTTGTAAACAATATCAAAGAAAATGCTGCTCTAGAAAACGTAGCATTTATAGGTAATATCAACTCTGTTGGTAACAATTCTACAGTCGGAGGAATTGCTGGTTCGAACTACATGGGATTTGTTAATAAAGCTTATGTTGAGGCTAACATTACTGCCACTAACGCAAGCGCAAGTATGCTAGTTCCTTTTGTTACATATATGTTAAATAGCTATCAGTCTGGAACTAAGTCAAAAGTTACCAATTCTGTTGCTAAAGGAACTTTAGATGTTAAAAATACTCGTTTTGTTGGTGGTGTTGTTGCTAAAACTTGGCCTTGGGGAGTTATAAAAGATATTGTTACCTATGCTAGAGTAATTAAAGGTGAAGAAGTATATGGTTCAAACGAAATTAATGATGGAGATGCACGCCAATTCTTATTTGATATTTATAGAGTCAACGGCGCTAGCAGCGGATCTAATAACTTCACTAATCCGCAAAAAATAAAACAATTAACTAGAGAACAGGCTGATGCTAAAGTTGCTACTTTCAATATTACTGCTGATAAATTAGAAAGTGAGCTATCTCCCCTTGCAAAACTTAATGAAGAAAAAGCTTATTCTAGTATTCAAGATTACAAGGCTGAATATAACCAAGCCTATAAAAACCTTGAAAAATTAATACCATTCTACAATAAAGATTATATTGTATACCAAGGTAATAAATTAAATAAAGAACACCCTCTAAATACTAAAGAAGTTCTTTCTGTTACAGCGATGAACAACAATGAGTTTATCACTAACCTAGATGAAGCTAATAAAATTATTGTTCACTATGCGGACGGTACAAAAGATTACTTTAACTTATCTTCTAGTAGCGAAGGTTTAAGTAATGTAAAAGAATATACTATAACTGACTTAGGAATTAAATATACACCTAATATCGTTCAAAAAGATAACACTACTCTTGTTAATGATATAAAATCTATTTTAGAATCAGTAGAGCTTCAGTCTCAACCGATGTATCAACATCTAAATCGATTAGGTGACTATAGAGTTAATGCAATCAAAGATTTATATTTAGAAGAAAGCTTCACAGCTGTTAAAGAAAACTTAACAAACCTAATCACAAAATTAGTTCAAAATGAAGAACACCAGTTAAATGATTCTCCAGCTGCTCGTCAAATGCTTCGTGATAAAGTCGAGAAAAACAAAGCTGCCATATTATTAGGTTTAACATACTTAAACCGTTACTACGGTGTTAAATTCGGTGACGTTAATATTAAAGAATTAATGCTGTTCAAACCAGACTTTTATGGGAAAGAGGTTGATGTTTTAGACAGGCTTATTGAAATCGGTTCAAGAGAAGATAATATAAAAGGTCATCGGACATATGATGCTTTCAGCGAGATTATTTCTAAGACAACCTTATCAGAAAATTTGGTAAACTTTTTAAATTATAATCGTCGACTATTTACTGCAGATGTAAATATTTATGATTGGTTTAAGAAAGCTACAGAAGGGAATGTCTATATAGCGGAGCGTGCTTCGGAAGTCGATGAAATTAAAGCAGCGAAATACAAAGTTTGGGATAATTTACAGTCTGCTACTCATCGGAAGATGATACTCCCATTATTAAATCTAAATAAATCACATGTGTATTTAATCTCGAATTATAGTGCAATGGCTGTTGGAACAGCAGAAAAGTTAGGGCATAGCTCCTTCGATGGAATAAAAAATCAGATCGAAAAAGCAGCGGACAGTTATCGAAATTACTTTGATTTTTGGTATAGATTATCTTTAGATAAGGTTAAGAATATGCTAGTCAAAAATACAGTAACTCCTCTTTGGGAAGGTTATCAAGCACCTGGTGGATGGCCTGATAAGTATGGTAAGAGGAATAATAAAGAAGACTATGCCCCATTGAGAGAATTGTTTGGACCTATTGGTAAGTATTATGGTAACAATGGAACAGGTGCTTATGCAGTTATTTGGGATAATCCTTTGGATACGCGAACAGAAGTAAATTATATTGCATTAAGTATGATTGATGAGTTTGGAATCTCTGTGTATACACATGAAACTACTCATGTTAATGATCGTGCAATCTATTTAGGAGGATATGGACGTCGCTCAGGGACTCATGCAGAAGCCTATGCACAAGGAATGTTACAAACACCAGTACCAAGTACATGGTTTGATGAATACGGTGCTTTGGGAATTAATATGACTTTCTATCGTCCAAATGATGGAAATCAGTGGTATATTACCGATCCGAAGACTCTTAAAACAAGAGAAGACATTGATAATTATATGAAAGGTTATATAGATACCTTGTCTCTTCTTGATTATGTTGAAGGTGATGCAGTCATTAGTAAACATGATGATAAATTAAATCAACTGTGGTTTAAGAAAGTTGATCCTATTGAACGCACTGTAGGGTCAAAAGATCAATATGACAAGGTTCGAAATATGAGTTCTGATGATTGGAAAGGAATAACATTAAACAGTGTTAATGACTTAGTTGATAATAATCTGATGACTAATCGTATGATGAATAATAATATCTATAAGCCAGAAGTATTTGATCCAGGTATTGCCTATGTAGGAATTAAAATGATGAATAGTATCTATGCAGGTAACACAAGTGAGGGTGCACCTGGTGCTGTTACATTTAAGAATAATGCATTTAGACTCTGGGGATATTATGGCTATGATAAAGGATTCTTAGGATATGCTTCAGATAAATTAAAATCTCAAGCTAATAAAGAAGGGAAACAATTTGGAGATCAATATATTATACAAAAAATATCTGACGGCAGATTCCAATCATTTGCTGATTTTAAGAAAGAATATTATAAAGAATTGTTAGAAAAAGCCAACGCTGGTTTTAATCCTTTTACTATTGATGGTGAGACTATTCATAACTATGATGAATTAAAATCATTATTTGCCAAAGCTCTTGAAGAAGATATGGTTACTAATAAAGTTAATGGTAAACTTGTGCAAGTAAAAGAAAAAGTTTATAAAAAACTTCTTCAACAAACAAATAGCTTTAAAACTTCAATCTTTAAATAA